The stretch of DNA tacttatatatgttaaagataaatatacgaGTATTACAAATGTCTCAATGTTATGTTAAGTTCATCCTAAGACAATGTGATATtttgcaagatattttattgcatgttCTAGAAAGCACCTGACCTATCTAACCTAGTCAACAGGCGTGAAATTTGAGTAAATTTTGAGAAGATTTCACAGTCTCTCCCAGCGCTTCAGACGCTTCTGCGTGCTAAAGCTACCAGTGGGATAAAAATAACGTACTTGCTTCGATGAACGTCTTCAAGGCATCAACTAGTTCCTCGCCGGAAGACAACAATATCAAGTCCAAAGTTGCACGATatctaaacaaaaaataatttattcgcgtGTACGTAAACGAATCGATGAAGCTTGATTACGTTTTGTGAGCTTACTTTTCAGCCTGATCTTTATGGGAACCACCGGAATGCGCCAAATTGGTGAGTTGTTGACGTACGGAAGCCACTGTCACGACCATTTTTTCTCAGGATGATTTTACTTGCTACCGCGGCTACTGCTGATCGACTACATCACCATCAACTTCGCTACTCTGAGTACGTTCATTTATTTGTGTCTCTACGGCCATGTAGAGACAGCATACGCCATCTGACGGCTCGAATCACAAGCTCAATAGTGTCGATCGTTGTCGCTGGATAGCGCGTGCTGTCCTTCAGCTGCCTTCAGCCAACAATGATGTCATTAGCTGCAGCGGTATATTCATTCTTTCCCGTTCTTTTATCATTGCGTGGCACAAATGGCATGAAACGGCACGCGTATTGCTAGACACAGACGAGTTTGATGTCTCAAATTTGTTCTACATTTGCACGTGATTTTTTGCGCATATAAACATCTCACGCACGTATCGTCGCTCGGTGTGAGTTGATACGATCACGACCAATACATACGCGAGCTCGGTAAGCTCGTGTAAACCAACGGAGCCACGCTATTCTACGTGTTTCACGCGTTCTCTCGCATTTTTTACTCGTAGATCGATTCGTACGCCGCGTCGTGCCGCTTGTACCGCACGTTGCGCCGCGTCAAGTCGTCCGCCACGAATAATCGCGTGAGCCGGACGAAATAGCGACAGAAGGTGGAGAGGACGAAGCTTGGCCATCTTGGAAAAAGACATGTCGTTTTGGGATAAACGTCAACGGCACAGTGTTTACCGTATGATAAATGCTGCTCTCGCTGCCTCGCTGTAATTACGGTAGCGGTTGACCGATTATTAGCGAAGGGAGTGTCACGTTGCAGAGCATTGGTGACACGGTGGCGTATCTGACACGCGGACGCACTCCGAAGTGGTGGTGGCTCGTCGTAGTACCTGCATCGTACGATGAATCGCGGTGACGGGCTGGTGCAGCGACGGCGTGTAGTCAACAGCAGTAGCGGTGGCGGAGGCGCCAGTGGACTCGGCCAGGATGGCTCGAACACAGACCCCGCCGGTCACAATGACAAACTGTCCGGCCAAAGCCCGGACACCGATTGCTCGTCGCAGAAGGATCTTAACTGCAATCCTACCATCGACGAGGATTCCGACAAGGAAACACGTCTGACTCTTATGGAGGAGGTCCTGCTGCTTGGTTTGAAGGATAAAGAGGTTTGTTTACACTCTGGGGATCTGGTATTTCCATGTAATTACATTCTACATTGTTGACAAGTGTTGTTTGTAGGGATACACATCCTTTTGGAATGACTGCATAAGTTCTGGATTGAGGGGTTGTATCTTAGCGGAGCTTGGTTTTCGGGGTAGAGTGGAATTGGAAAAAGCTGGTATGCGTAAGAAGAGTTTGCTAACGAGAAAACTTCTCTTGAAAAATGATGCACCTACTGGTGATGTATTATTAGATGAAGCTTTGAAACACTTAAAAGACACAGATCCACCTGAGACTGTGCCAAGTTGGATAGAATATCTCAGTGGTTAGTTTCTTTATTAAtgtgacatatatatatatatattaatatgtgacatatgtacatattaaaatattattatatatgcaaggtatttatataaaatattttatatttttaggaGAAACTTGGAACCccttaaaattaagatatcaattgaaaaatgtCAGAGAACGACTGGCAAAAAATCTTGTTGAAAAAGGTGTCTTAACTACagagaaacaaaatttcttactGTTTGATATGACAACTCATCCTCTTACTGATAATCTTGCCAAAAGTCGTCTCGTGAAAAAGGTAAATTATTTGtgcttattatattttgctgtgattgataatgataattttttaattgcttaattatgatcacaatacaaaatttacttgaaatcattaaatttgtaagctttatttattatagtctattttctttaaaagaagTAATCTTTTATATGCAGAATTGTcctatattttgtatatatattctattataatcTACGGAAGTAATATCTTATCTTTATGTATGCCTTAcaatctatattaattaaaagctgTGTGGGAGTAAAAAGATAAACAGCTCCCAAATCAAATCATATGTACGAttgatataaatgtacatatgCATGATATTCTTCACttgcatatatacataatttttctccattattttgcaaagaaattgtatattttatatcgaataacaataaaagaaagggattatttatgtataaaaatttttaatctacaagttaaatttgattatgtaatattgttataaatattacaattttttatttacttgtactaaaaataatacacataGTGAATTTGTAGAGAAAAGCATACAAACATCAtagagataaaagaaaataaaaaaaaaaagataatcagttggatattttgcaaaaagaaaagatgatAAAGAATCATGTGTTATATAATCTATGAATAGAGCAATAACATATGTTAACTTTTGTCTTTCAGATCCAAGAAGCTGTATTAGGTCGTTGGGTCAATGATGCTGCTCGCATGGATAGACGAACATTAGCATTAGTTATTCTAGCTCACGCAGCTGACGTATTAGAAAATGCATTTGCACCATTATCAGACGACGATTACGAAGTAGCAATGCGAAGAGTACGAACATTGTTAGATCTTGATTTTGAGGCGGAAGCCGCTAAGCGAAATGCGAACCCGGTACTTTGGGCTGTATTTGCTGCATTCACCAAGTAACATCCATTTCGtacattacattaatatgGAATAAATACCAGACACTAGTgtgaataatgaaattacaaattttgcaTGTCTTTTAGTTGCAATACTATGCAAAATAGATACAATTGTTGTTATATGATGAGAACATTCAGACCAAATAATCTATATTCCACCACAGAAAATTGTTAGCAAATTactcattttcattattattatttcatacatttgATAACTGAATAACGAATGttcgtatttaaatattattaagcaACAAATCCAGACGTGTGAATGCGCTGGGTTATTTTGTGCTGGGTAATACTTTCATGCTCGAAAATGGACAATTCTATTGTGCTGAACTTGATTCTCCACTTTTGCTTAGTGTCCACTGTGTTTATGAATGTGTCTATTTATAAACATCATGCCGGATATGGGATGCACTATGTGGAGTGCCTCAAAAAGGATGCTGGGTGGTAATGTTGAAAAATCTGGATTATATGATTTTAGCCATAATTGAGATATAtcaatatgtacatatattccTTTAAATGCTagtttttaatacataatgtaTACATGTGCCTCTTTACGTTATATATGACTCCGTTATATtcgcaaattattttgatttaatcgTGCCctcttatacatttttaatttaattaattttacattcgcACTTTCAGAggttttcagatatttttagaactattaattatatttttttttcaatcgttATGTGAATAATACTAATAGATAAGATTTTACATATGACGGACCTTGTGGATGAAACACCATACTCTTGGTAatcatttaaatgttataaatctTGTAAGAAATTCTTTATGCTGCTTCTATATAAATGTTCACTTTATACAGATCGTTATCCTATTGCTACGTCTCCTGAtatgtaaaaagattatactGATAATATTATCACGTGGCAGTAAAGTATTCagatttaaagtaaaataataaataacgaattatttgttatatatatatataatatattatttatatactattatatattatattctatatattatatagaatattctatatatataatatattctatatattatctatataatatataataaataaacgaattatttattattaattactgacatttttacttttttaatgcaaaatttaatgtaaaattatgtttgattTTTTCCATGTAGAAAATAggaaatatttctgaaaatttataatctaataaatcttttagatgattaaaattattaaaatttataatttatatataataatacttgaattaatatcgaaaattcaatatcttttttgtaatttttgtagactaatttatagtatttttcgTGCTCTTACAGTTGTATTTCTGGTTTCTATTgccttttttttatcattctttaAAGAACGacaatgttacatttttaattttaatacctatgaatattattttgagaaCACTTTATTGCTACTCggtaaaaagaaacttttctcTTTCATGATGCTTTGACGTAAAGAGCCAAGTAAAGTTCTGCTTAATTATGAAgcagaatatataatattttatatgacgatatacaaaataaacatttgtatttgACACTGAAATCTATTGAAACATCTTAAATTATCAGTTATAATTACgaaaatgtcattttattgagaattaaatttttgcaataaaaaacatatctttatatttgaatatgttatagaaatttaagaatcaaaaattgtttaacaatcgatttgtaatacaaagtttaattaaaattggcCTATTTATCattctacaattataaatgcctgataataatttgtgatttttcatatttcttatatcttggaacttattatttatttattatgtgatatttttttgaaaaaacatacaaaacattaaattttattaatgttaaaaattatctaaattatctaaattatctaaatcaaaacttagaaaattaattaattttttaattaattttaacatttaactttttaatattttgtaaatatgatATGATCCAATATTCTTACAGGCTTGGTCCATAATTTTATGTGCACATACGTATGTAATATACCGCCGATTGAAGATATCAATAAACAAGAAACAAACaacatttattacttttttattaattttttaaaatttataggtGCAACATTGGAAAAGTATGGTTTTATCATTGGTGAAGCAATGTTGAGCAGTATTTTAAGTTATATAACAGCTGATGTAAGGTGTGTCATAACTTATTGAATAAGGCAATCGACACTTTTCTTAGCCAATATAcgaattataatgtaattttaagcAATCATGCAAAAGGCGTAGCGTTTAATTGTAATGAGGATAAAACAATAAGAATTCTTAACTTACAGTTCCATCATCACTTCCAACTTATTGTACAGATGTATAAAAacattactaattattatcacgtgtattagcaatttataaatatttattaacataagaTTATCTTTACCATGTTTTATCGTAATCTCATATTACTCAAAGTTGCAAATCAATAGTATATTGACTGCATTTATCATAGAAAACTTTCATTCAACCGAGACATATAACTGTGTATAGCTTAGTTGACaaaaaagtatatagataaaaattttaagtataaaatacttataagaGAATACCGGGAAATTATTGTCAGTagatatagattttatttatgtacatatagaaatttatacaaGCTATAACAGATATTCATAATTGATATTCAATATAGCACGGAATCacataaatatagatataataaatataagtataaaaattgttgatatacatatatatatatattgttatcctttgtacatatattttattcaacatatacttttcacatttGTGCAATGATTGTAATTACAAtcagttataattataattcaattagCCACATTCTTTTATTCAGTTCTTCAAGAAAGATGTGATTTATGTAGACCAACAGCTGCTTGAATGAGACCATACTCTCCAGTTAGcaaccaatttttatttttttcaaataatttttcagccATACCGTGTGGCAATCCAACACAGACGTCAGACTTCAGAGTGCGTAAACTCAAAATGTTTGTAGGTCGAAAATCTCCCAATGCAGTTATGAAACTTGTACTATactcaaaattaatatctcctagaagttttctataatttaaatcacCTTTAAATATTGCTAATTTAGCACTGGAAAGTTGAATATACGTCTTTATCTCCTTTTCTTTCATTTGCCTAAAGTCATATGGTCCTGTCCAGTAAGGCTCTTTCTGTTTAACAAAAACGATTTAAATTAcatgatacaatttttaataactgagcgatattgaaagataaaatagatataccTTAACATTCCAAATTTTACGATCCAAAAATTCCTTGAAGGTCTTGCTCAATAATTGCAGGTTTGGATAACCGTCTCGACTACTCATGTAGTCTAATATCCAGTGAAAATCGTCAATTGTTGTGTCACTCACGTACCATGGATatgcttttacataaaatgttatCTTAGTTGTAGGTACAATAGTGACGAGAAACGCTGCTAAACACAGATCTGAGAAGAGTTCATATCCTGCATTGTCAAATACTATATGAATGTTATCACCATTTTCTTCCAGGTTTTCTTTTACGATATGCCATACAGGCTCCCAATCATTTACTAATATATCTTCATCAAAAGATTCCACTACATCAACCGGATTACCAGTTTGTTTAAGAGCAGCTCCAGCACTTAAAGACAGATCATACCTAAAACATactaatgttatttatttattcaaaatgtgtattgtataaaagataaatgtaaaaatattacctGTTACTCCACAGgctcaattttaataattttacaaaatcatttttagagTTCTccttgttatatttttcatcagatattatattttttacatacaagGCAACAGCATCCACGGAATCAATGGAATTAATAAAGACAGCTTGTTTATGTTGTTCAAATGGATCATAATTCTGTATGGTACTCCTAGAATTTTGTGAAAAGATATTTGACTcgttctatacatatatatatatatatataaatttatatcatattaaatacACTGAAACTTACGTTAAACCAATTTCTTGAGCTAACACACGGTACATGTAAGTTTCACAGTATAACCATATTGTATTAAACCATGTGGGTGTTTCACCTTCTACACGAGTTCTATATTCTAGATATTTATTCCATTCCTCCGCATCATTAGAAATTGCCTTAGGATTTAATCGCAAGGGTTTTAAAGTCTTGTTAGTaactatttcattttttagttGACTTATAAACCCtatgatatatttgatatctTCTGTTGCACcctgtaatttaataacaatattatgttACAAGAAAATGACATAAACCACACTATcaaacacacacatacataatgTCTGTAAGATTACCTGGCCATATGTATCTATAATCTGGTTTTTGTTTTGACAGAATGTATCGATAATTCTTGTTAAT from Linepithema humile isolate Giens D197 chromosome 2, Lhum_UNIL_v1.0, whole genome shotgun sequence encodes:
- the LOC105679093 gene encoding damage-control phosphatase ARMT1-like, with protein sequence MTTASPRIPNLQDTATPFGVQLSGVYKQSFAYTTIKDRLPVILTRIIDTFCQNKNQIIDTYGQGATEDIKYIIGFISQLKNEIVTNKTLKPLRLNPKAISNDAEEWNKYLEYRTRVEGETPTWFNTIWLYCETYMYRVLAQEIGLTSTIQNYDPFEQHKQAVFINSIDSVDAVALYVKNIISDEKYNKENSKNDFVKLLKLSLWSNRYDLSLSAGAALKQTGNPVDVVESFDEDILVNDWEPVWHIVKENLEENGDNIHIVFDNAGYELFSDLCLAAFLVTIVPTTKITFYVKAYPWYVSDTTIDDFHWILDYMSSRDGYPNLQLLSKTFKEFLDRKIWNVKKEPYWTGPYDFRQMKEKEIKTYIQLSSAKLAIFKGDLNYRKLLGDINFEYSTSFITALGDFRPTNILSLRTLKSDVCVGLPHGMAEKLFEKNKNWLLTGEYGLIQAAVGLHKSHLS
- the sau gene encoding Golgi phosphoprotein 3 homolog sauron, giving the protein MNRGDGLVQRRRVVNSSSGGGGASGLGQDGSNTDPAGHNDKLSGQSPDTDCSSQKDLNCNPTIDEDSDKETRLTLMEEVLLLGLKDKEGYTSFWNDCISSGLRGCILAELGFRGRVELEKAGMRKKSLLTRKLLLKNDAPTGDVLLDEALKHLKDTDPPETVPSWIEYLSGETWNPLKLRYQLKNVRERLAKNLVEKGVLTTEKQNFLLFDMTTHPLTDNLAKSRLVKKIQEAVLGRWVNDAARMDRRTLALVILAHAADVLENAFAPLSDDDYEVAMRRVRTLLDLDFEAEAAKRNANPVLWAVFAAFTK